In the Pseudomonas orientalis genome, one interval contains:
- a CDS encoding MurR/RpiR family transcriptional regulator has product MDILYQIRARQDAFSAGEGRIARLMLDDVGFAASASLEALSQRAEVSTATLSRFARSVGCRDLRDLRLQLAQASGVGSRFLDPAGLPEQSAFHRQILGDIEATLRQHLSGFNQHSFVDAVSLLGKARMIHAFGMGGPSSLGSDELQVRLVRLGYPIAVCHDPVMMRVTAATLGPEQALIVCSLTGLTPELLDVVRLARNYDARIVALTLADSPLAGLADVLLPLQPAETSFIYKPTAARYGMLLAIDLLATELALAMPDANQERLRRIKLALDDYRGGPDSLPLGD; this is encoded by the coding sequence ATGGACATCCTCTACCAGATCCGTGCCCGCCAGGACGCCTTCAGCGCCGGCGAAGGGCGTATCGCCAGGCTGATGCTCGACGACGTGGGCTTTGCAGCGTCGGCCAGTCTGGAAGCGCTGTCGCAACGGGCCGAGGTGAGTACCGCCACCTTGTCGCGCTTTGCCCGCAGTGTCGGTTGCCGCGACTTGCGTGACCTGCGCCTGCAACTGGCCCAGGCCAGTGGTGTGGGCAGCCGCTTTCTGGACCCGGCGGGGCTGCCGGAACAGTCGGCGTTCCATCGGCAGATTCTCGGTGATATCGAAGCCACGCTGCGCCAGCATCTGTCCGGCTTCAATCAACACAGCTTTGTCGATGCGGTGAGCCTGTTGGGCAAGGCACGGATGATTCACGCGTTCGGTATGGGCGGCCCGTCGAGCCTGGGCAGCGATGAGTTGCAGGTGCGGCTGGTGCGCCTGGGCTATCCGATTGCGGTCTGCCATGACCCGGTAATGATGCGCGTGACGGCCGCGACCCTGGGGCCGGAGCAGGCGCTGATCGTTTGCTCGCTGACCGGCCTTACGCCTGAGTTGCTGGATGTGGTGAGGTTGGCGCGCAACTACGATGCGCGCATTGTCGCGCTCACTTTGGCCGATTCCCCCCTGGCCGGGCTGGCCGATGTGCTGCTGCCGCTGCAACCGGCTGAAACCAGTTTTATCTACAAACCGACGGCTGCGCGCTACGGCATGCTGCTGGCCATCGACCTGCTGGCCACCGAGCTGGCCCTGGCCATGCCTGATGCCAATCAGGAACGCCTGCGCCGCATCAAACTGGCCCTGGACGACTATCGCGGCGGCCCCGACAGCCTGCCGCTTGGAGACTGA
- a CDS encoding N-acyl-D-amino-acid deacylase family protein, with product MKYDTLIRQALIIDGSNTPGYLADVGVRDGRIETIGDLSAAVAVHEVDATGYVLAPGFVDVHTHDDTVVIRHPQMLPKLSQGVTTVIVGNCGISASPVSLRGNPPDPMNLLGNAEAFAYPRFVDYRAAVERARPAVNVAALIGHTALRSNHMDDLHRTATAHEIAAMRMQLQESLDAGALGLSTGLAYASAFNAETDEVLQLSEELTAYGAVYATHLRSEFEPVLDAMDEAFLIGRHARAPVIISHLKCAGAGNWGRSPHLLASLEAAAKTHPVGCDCYPYAASSSTLDLKQVTDAFRITITWSTPHPDMGGRDLQDIAAEWGVALMDAARRLQPAGAVYYGMDEADVRRILAHPLTMVGSDGLPEDPFPHPRLWGAFPRVLGHFSRDVGLFPLHTAIHKMTGLSAARFGLAQRGEIHEGFWADLVLFDPARVCDMADFKAPQRAAEGIEGVWINGVLSYSEGQANVQRAGRFLARSGDLRRGFQTGAREAV from the coding sequence ATGAAGTACGACACGCTGATTCGCCAGGCGCTGATCATTGATGGCAGCAACACGCCTGGGTACCTCGCCGATGTGGGCGTGCGCGACGGGCGTATCGAGACGATCGGCGACCTGTCGGCGGCGGTGGCCGTGCATGAGGTTGACGCCACCGGCTACGTACTGGCGCCGGGCTTTGTCGATGTGCACACCCATGACGACACGGTCGTGATCCGCCACCCGCAGATGCTGCCCAAGCTCAGCCAGGGCGTGACCACGGTGATTGTCGGCAACTGTGGCATCAGCGCTTCACCTGTGAGCCTGCGGGGCAATCCACCCGATCCGATGAACCTGCTGGGCAATGCCGAAGCCTTCGCCTACCCGCGCTTCGTCGATTATCGCGCGGCGGTAGAACGCGCTCGGCCTGCGGTCAATGTCGCCGCGCTGATCGGCCACACGGCACTGCGCAGCAATCATATGGACGACCTGCACCGCACGGCCACGGCCCATGAAATCGCGGCCATGCGCATGCAGTTGCAGGAGAGCCTCGATGCCGGTGCCCTGGGCTTGTCCACCGGCCTTGCCTACGCCAGCGCATTCAATGCAGAGACCGATGAGGTGCTGCAACTGAGCGAAGAGCTGACCGCTTATGGCGCGGTGTACGCCACGCATTTGCGCAGTGAGTTCGAACCGGTATTGGACGCAATGGACGAAGCATTCCTGATCGGTCGACATGCCAGGGCACCGGTGATTATTTCTCACCTCAAGTGCGCCGGTGCGGGAAACTGGGGGCGCAGCCCGCACCTGTTGGCGTCGCTTGAGGCAGCAGCGAAAACCCATCCGGTGGGCTGTGACTGCTATCCCTACGCGGCCAGTTCGTCGACCCTGGACCTCAAGCAGGTCACCGACGCGTTCCGCATCACCATCACCTGGTCCACACCTCATCCTGACATGGGCGGGCGTGATCTGCAGGACATTGCTGCAGAGTGGGGCGTTGCGCTGATGGACGCCGCCCGCCGCCTGCAACCGGCGGGGGCCGTGTATTACGGCATGGATGAGGCGGACGTGCGACGCATTCTTGCCCACCCGTTGACCATGGTCGGCTCTGACGGGTTGCCCGAAGATCCGTTTCCGCATCCACGTCTGTGGGGGGCATTCCCACGGGTGTTGGGACATTTCAGTCGGGATGTCGGATTGTTCCCGTTACACACGGCGATACACAAGATGACCGGGCTGTCGGCGGCGCGTTTCGGCCTGGCTCAACGCGGTGAAATTCACGAGGGGTTCTGGGCCGACCTGGTGCTCTTCGATCCTGCGCGTGTGTGTGACATGGCCGATTTCAAGGCGCCTCAACGTGCGGCCGAAGGGATTGAGGGCGTATGGATCAACGGCGTCTTGAGCTACAGCGAAGGGCAGGCGAACGTACAGCGGGCCGGGCGCTTTCTGGCGCGCAGCGGTGATTTGCGCCGGGGGTTTCAGACCGGAGCGCGGGAGGCGGTATGA
- a CDS encoding glyoxalase superfamily protein, producing MHLGKVTPILRIFDEAKALEFYVDFLGFNVDWQHRFEANFPLYLQVSLGECVLHLSEHHGDASPGAAVRIQAQGVDAYQQQLQAKDYRYAKPGVEQTPWGSREMSIKDPFGNRVVFVEEGEE from the coding sequence ATGCACTTAGGAAAAGTCACCCCCATCCTGCGAATTTTCGACGAGGCCAAGGCGCTGGAATTCTATGTCGATTTCCTGGGGTTCAACGTCGACTGGCAGCATCGCTTCGAGGCCAATTTTCCGTTGTACCTGCAAGTGTCGCTGGGAGAATGCGTGCTGCATTTGTCCGAGCATCATGGCGATGCGTCGCCGGGCGCCGCGGTGCGGATCCAGGCGCAAGGAGTGGATGCGTACCAGCAGCAATTGCAGGCCAAGGACTATCGTTATGCCAAGCCTGGGGTTGAGCAAACGCCTTGGGGCTCGCGGGAGATGAGTATCAAGGACCCGTTCGGGAACCGGGTGGTGTTTGTAGAGGAGGGGGAAGAGTGA
- a CDS encoding dermonecrotic toxin domain-containing protein, whose product MNTQSVSPSLLANRAGNAVIPPTVTAPGATANESVEAISAFPFPRDTIKGWIQEKVWNLTNQWIDPDKVYLHQFAPANSTHTGSAVTGWEHRGTPESSMTLTDAVASDFFSAERYGTAGKAQALAHFVSSNTSPFSLLDSESVPDFFSRLGKFILDRTGPGYLYSKIHDDVPAAVETWRDLDAVYGLYLDGPEKGRYDAGNQLRMKPSELLNLVREGDLQKKVMAKLDSFWTQHGDEWRVLAKQQFVMEARAARALNQQDPGRGLSPQAYAEVMKAAASGVPLEGPVSRAQLQTQTTPDPHTKVFGLDINGYQSNDILRFVSKSGAETLYVPGAKPAIQTFKDRAALDQWVLEQSRDPAKAKALEEHFSLRDRQQGVFGALSADGVDATLTKLGAGTQAANDRVINTRNYPIGGDVFSFMASQTRQRIDKDADTEMKSNAEVRKDDALALLQAGNAVFSIPMALLGPIGLALGAASYTAQVGMEIDQAVEGDTQAERKSGLHSAVMDVATMAFFHALGKAGPSTADPAVESGAQPTTGDKPFFNYRRVNGQIGVLMSPNQPPRLPETPGGTLNPAWDPSMEIYLQAGSKRPSVQPRYEIVEEAAPAAKKPKVEDSEHELSDNEESPSSVASNATSSGDYEPYDDSSVLKVNPFKDGVKLPAGGYFNSRGMIERTDIPKLYRVEKADRVERRGDPEDDGFRDSNFFSGPEKMMEGNVVVASRSKAAAMHFGDTEFEGKYHLYEIDSRGVPVVSFNENIEANPQFVEARQCVAPGTLERMRKAGNLDEFADDSYKFDEVHVDNDQLSSGRIRRIPRY is encoded by the coding sequence ATGAACACTCAGTCTGTAAGTCCCAGCCTGCTCGCCAACCGGGCCGGCAATGCCGTCATTCCGCCCACCGTCACGGCGCCTGGTGCAACGGCGAATGAGAGCGTCGAGGCGATCTCGGCGTTCCCTTTTCCCCGCGACACGATCAAAGGCTGGATCCAGGAAAAAGTCTGGAACCTGACGAATCAGTGGATCGACCCCGACAAGGTTTACCTGCATCAGTTTGCTCCTGCCAACAGTACCCATACCGGCAGTGCCGTGACCGGTTGGGAGCATCGCGGAACTCCCGAATCATCCATGACGCTGACCGATGCCGTGGCCAGTGATTTTTTTTCGGCTGAACGCTACGGCACGGCCGGCAAGGCTCAGGCGCTGGCGCATTTCGTGTCGTCGAACACCAGCCCGTTTTCATTGCTGGACAGCGAAAGCGTGCCGGATTTTTTCAGCCGGCTGGGCAAGTTCATTCTCGACCGGACGGGGCCGGGTTACCTCTACTCGAAAATCCATGACGATGTTCCCGCCGCCGTGGAGACCTGGCGTGATCTGGACGCCGTCTATGGCCTGTACCTGGATGGCCCGGAAAAAGGCAGGTACGACGCCGGCAACCAACTGCGCATGAAGCCCAGCGAGTTGCTGAACCTGGTGCGTGAGGGGGACCTGCAGAAAAAAGTGATGGCCAAGCTGGACAGTTTTTGGACGCAGCACGGCGACGAATGGCGGGTGCTGGCCAAGCAACAGTTCGTGATGGAGGCCCGTGCCGCGCGTGCCCTCAATCAACAAGACCCCGGCCGGGGCCTGAGTCCGCAGGCGTATGCCGAGGTGATGAAAGCGGCGGCATCAGGTGTGCCGCTCGAGGGGCCGGTGTCCAGGGCCCAGTTGCAGACGCAGACCACGCCGGACCCGCACACCAAGGTGTTTGGCTTGGACATCAATGGCTATCAGTCCAATGACATCCTGCGCTTCGTCTCCAAAAGCGGCGCCGAAACCCTGTATGTCCCCGGCGCAAAGCCCGCCATCCAGACGTTCAAGGACCGGGCCGCCTTGGACCAGTGGGTGCTCGAACAAAGCAGGGACCCCGCCAAAGCCAAGGCGCTGGAGGAACATTTCTCGCTGCGTGATCGTCAGCAGGGCGTGTTCGGCGCCCTGAGTGCCGACGGCGTGGACGCTACCCTGACCAAGCTGGGGGCGGGTACCCAGGCTGCCAATGACAGAGTGATCAATACCCGCAATTATCCCATCGGCGGTGACGTATTTTCCTTCATGGCCAGCCAGACACGCCAGCGCATCGACAAGGATGCCGACACCGAAATGAAATCCAACGCCGAAGTGCGCAAGGACGACGCACTGGCCCTGTTGCAAGCCGGTAATGCCGTATTCTCCATCCCCATGGCCTTGCTCGGGCCTATTGGTCTGGCGCTTGGCGCCGCCTCTTACACGGCGCAGGTCGGCATGGAAATCGACCAGGCCGTTGAGGGTGACACCCAGGCCGAGCGCAAGAGCGGGCTGCATTCGGCGGTGATGGATGTTGCGACCATGGCTTTTTTTCATGCCCTCGGCAAGGCTGGTCCGTCCACGGCCGACCCCGCTGTCGAGTCCGGCGCTCAACCGACGACGGGGGACAAGCCTTTTTTCAACTATCGCCGCGTGAACGGGCAGATCGGTGTACTGATGAGTCCGAACCAGCCTCCACGGTTGCCCGAAACACCGGGCGGCACGTTGAATCCTGCGTGGGACCCCTCCATGGAGATTTATCTGCAAGCGGGGTCCAAGCGTCCCTCGGTGCAGCCCCGTTATGAGATCGTCGAGGAGGCCGCGCCTGCGGCGAAGAAACCCAAAGTCGAGGACTCGGAACACGAACTGTCGGACAATGAGGAGTCGCCGTCTTCGGTGGCTTCCAATGCCACGTCCTCCGGGGATTACGAACCGTACGACGACAGCAGCGTGCTCAAGGTCAATCCGTTCAAGGACGGCGTCAAGCTGCCTGCCGGTGGGTATTTCAACAGTCGCGGCATGATCGAGCGCACCGACATACCCAAGTTGTACCGCGTCGAAAAGGCTGATCGCGTAGAGCGGCGCGGCGACCCGGAAGATGATGGTTTTCGCGACTCCAATTTCTTTTCCGGTCCGGAAAAAATGATGGAGGGCAATGTCGTGGTGGCCTCTCGCTCGAAAGCGGCGGCGATGCACTTTGGCGACACAGAGTTCGAGGGCAAGTACCACCTTTACGAAATCGACAGCCGGGGCGTTCCCGTTGTTTCGTTCAACGAAAATATCGAGGCCAATCCGCAGTTCGTCGAAGCGCGTCAATGCGTGGCACCTGGCACCCTTGAGCGGATGCGCAAGGCGGGCAATCTGGATGAGTTTGCGGACGACTCCTACAAGTTCGATGAAGTGCATGTGGACAATGACCAACTGTCGAGCGGCAGGATCCGCAGAATTCCCCGGTATTGA